In Streptomyces sp. NBC_01408, one DNA window encodes the following:
- a CDS encoding sigma-70 family RNA polymerase sigma factor has translation MTTDSEYLAARFEEKRGHLRAVAYRMLGSLSEAEDAVQEAWFRLDRTDTSAVENLGGWLTTVVARVCLDQLRSRKARREESLDGPVGFPEPLLSPPDGLDPEQEVLLADSVGLALLVVLEQLAPAERLSFVLHDMFGVPFDEIAPIVERTPAAARQLASRARRRVQGGAPTPDADTGRQKEIVGAFLTAARGGSFEGLISVLDPDVVLRVDLSEMALGAGAVARQALTFQRLAPYARPALVNGVPGLVTITPGGKAVGVMGFTVSGGRIVAIDILADPERLERVDVTVLD, from the coding sequence ATGACCACCGACAGCGAGTACCTGGCGGCGCGGTTCGAGGAGAAGCGCGGGCATCTGCGGGCCGTGGCCTACCGGATGCTCGGTTCGCTGTCCGAGGCGGAGGACGCCGTCCAGGAGGCCTGGTTCCGGCTCGACCGGACGGACACCAGCGCCGTCGAGAACCTGGGGGGCTGGCTGACCACGGTCGTCGCCCGCGTCTGCCTGGACCAGCTGCGCTCGCGCAAGGCGCGCCGCGAGGAGTCCCTCGACGGTCCGGTGGGCTTCCCGGAGCCGCTGCTGAGCCCGCCGGACGGGCTGGACCCGGAGCAGGAGGTGCTGCTCGCGGACTCGGTGGGGCTGGCGCTGCTCGTCGTACTGGAGCAACTGGCGCCCGCCGAGCGGCTGTCGTTCGTCCTGCACGACATGTTCGGGGTGCCCTTCGACGAGATCGCGCCCATCGTGGAGCGGACCCCGGCGGCGGCCCGGCAGTTGGCGAGCCGGGCGCGGCGGCGGGTGCAGGGCGGGGCGCCGACCCCGGACGCCGACACGGGGCGGCAGAAGGAGATCGTCGGGGCCTTCCTCACCGCGGCCCGGGGCGGCAGCTTCGAGGGCCTGATCTCGGTCCTCGACCCGGACGTCGTGCTCCGCGTGGACCTGTCCGAGATGGCCCTGGGCGCGGGCGCGGTGGCCCGCCAGGCCCTGACCTTCCAGCGCCTGGCGCCGTACGCGCGGCCCGCGCTGGTCAACGGGGTGCCCGGGCTCGTCACGATCACTCCGGGAGGCAAGGCGGTCGGGGTCATGGGCTTCACGGTCAGCGGCGGCCGTATCGTCGCGATCGACATCCTGGCGGATCCGGAGCGGCTGGAACGCGTCGACGTCACCGTGCTGGACTGA
- a CDS encoding GNAT family N-acetyltransferase codes for MSTDVRPIAESELAEWMTTLNTGFLTAARATESDVALRAKYGDLARTQGGFDTATGRCVATFRSFAQELTVPGGAAVRASAVSNVAVLPTHRRQGLLTRMMAAELTAARERGDVLSTLIAAEYPIYGRYGYGPAASIAEWEIDVPRTGLDPRWSAPADGGRIDLVDTAELRRVGPELHERLRAAVPGAVDRDERWWSVKTGLEEWSHRPYQGKFHAVYRTAEGEVAGLAVYTSDDHWTDAKVPLNTVQVKDLIAVTPEAERALWHFLCSIDWVLKVRTGGRAPDDLVPQLLPDPRSARPLTSADFLWVRLLDVEAALSARTYAVPGDLVLEVTDAAGLADGRYRLDAGTGACARTGDAVDLRLDVAALGSLYLGDESAVRLAALGRVAEERPGAVALADAVFRTARRPWCPDVF; via the coding sequence ATGAGTACTGACGTCCGGCCGATCGCCGAATCCGAACTCGCCGAGTGGATGACGACCCTGAACACGGGGTTCCTCACCGCGGCCCGGGCGACGGAGTCCGATGTCGCCCTGCGCGCCAAGTACGGTGACCTCGCCCGCACTCAGGGCGGCTTCGACACCGCGACGGGCCGCTGCGTGGCGACCTTCCGCTCCTTCGCGCAGGAGCTCACCGTGCCCGGCGGCGCTGCCGTTCGGGCCAGCGCCGTCTCGAACGTCGCCGTCCTGCCCACGCACCGCCGCCAGGGTCTGCTGACCCGGATGATGGCCGCCGAACTGACCGCGGCCCGGGAGCGCGGGGACGTGCTGTCGACGCTGATCGCCGCCGAGTATCCGATCTACGGGCGGTACGGGTACGGGCCCGCCGCCTCGATCGCTGAGTGGGAGATCGACGTACCGCGCACCGGGCTGGACCCGCGCTGGTCGGCGCCCGCGGACGGCGGGCGGATCGACCTGGTGGACACGGCCGAGCTGCGCCGGGTGGGCCCGGAACTGCACGAGCGGCTACGGGCGGCCGTGCCCGGGGCGGTGGACCGGGACGAGCGCTGGTGGAGCGTGAAGACCGGGCTGGAGGAGTGGTCGCACCGCCCGTACCAGGGCAAATTCCACGCCGTGTACCGGACGGCGGAGGGCGAGGTGGCCGGGCTGGCCGTGTACACCTCCGACGACCACTGGACGGACGCGAAGGTCCCGCTGAACACCGTGCAGGTCAAGGACCTGATCGCGGTCACCCCGGAGGCGGAGCGGGCGCTGTGGCACTTCCTGTGCTCCATCGACTGGGTGCTGAAGGTCCGCACCGGCGGGCGGGCCCCCGACGACCTCGTCCCTCAGCTGCTGCCCGACCCGCGGTCCGCCAGGCCGCTGACCTCGGCGGACTTCCTGTGGGTGCGGCTGCTGGACGTCGAGGCGGCGCTGAGTGCGCGGACGTACGCCGTGCCCGGGGATCTCGTACTGGAGGTGACCGACGCGGCGGGGCTGGCGGACGGCAGGTACCGGCTGGACGCGGGCACCGGCGCGTGCGCGCGGACCGGGGACGCGGTGGACCTGCGGCTGGACGTGGCCGCGCTGGGCTCCCTGTACCTCGGCGACGAGTCCGCGGTGCGGCTGGCCGCGCTCGGCCGGGTGGCCGAGGAGCGGCCCGGGGCGGTCGCGCTGGCGGACGCGGTGTTCCGCACCGCGCGCCGGCCGTGGTGCCCGGACGTCTTCTGA
- a CDS encoding ABC transporter substrate-binding protein, translating into MSAVAAAVRPPAQRTAEPQEPGPATTALGLPELRTLRRDAQRDEADLSYVRRLLQGRIDILRAELARRSDPETPVVDRLSEILADAPSSRSASARHVTLGTPHSEEYRLLAAEMLADVELSDLGARTDGELYEGMARLVRYEQQVSRRRQQLQRTVDECTAEITRRYREGEAQVDDLLA; encoded by the coding sequence ATGTCCGCTGTCGCTGCCGCGGTACGACCGCCCGCGCAGCGCACCGCCGAACCGCAGGAGCCGGGGCCGGCGACCACCGCGCTCGGCCTGCCGGAACTGCGTACGCTGCGCCGCGACGCGCAGCGCGACGAGGCCGACCTGAGCTACGTACGCCGTCTGCTCCAGGGCCGCATCGACATCCTGCGCGCCGAGCTCGCCCGGCGCAGCGACCCCGAGACCCCGGTGGTGGACCGGCTGTCGGAGATCCTCGCGGACGCCCCCTCCAGCCGCAGCGCCTCCGCCCGGCACGTCACGCTCGGCACCCCGCACAGCGAGGAGTACCGGCTGCTGGCGGCGGAGATGCTGGCCGACGTGGAGCTGTCGGACCTGGGTGCCCGTACGGACGGCGAGCTGTACGAGGGGATGGCCCGGCTCGTGCGGTACGAGCAGCAGGTCTCGCGGCGCCGCCAACAGCTCCAGCGCACGGTGGACGAGTGCACTGCGGAGATCACCCGGCGGTACCGGGAGGGCGAGGCGCAGGTGGACGACCTGCTGGCCTGA
- the dtd gene encoding D-aminoacyl-tRNA deacylase, producing the protein MRAVVQRVDGASVVVGGETVGEIVGEGLCVLVGATHDDTPEKAAVLARKLWSVRILEAEKSCSDVNAPLLVISQFTLYGDARKGRRPTWNAAAPGPVAEPLVDEVVAQLRALGATVETGRFGADMRVSLTNHGPFTIVIDV; encoded by the coding sequence ATGCGAGCAGTGGTGCAGAGGGTGGACGGCGCGAGCGTCGTCGTGGGCGGCGAGACCGTGGGCGAGATCGTCGGCGAGGGGCTGTGCGTCCTGGTCGGGGCGACCCACGACGACACGCCGGAGAAGGCGGCGGTGCTGGCGCGCAAGCTGTGGTCGGTGCGGATCCTGGAGGCCGAGAAGTCCTGCAGCGACGTGAACGCGCCGCTGCTGGTGATCTCCCAGTTCACGCTCTACGGCGACGCCCGCAAGGGCCGTCGGCCCACGTGGAACGCGGCCGCGCCGGGCCCGGTCGCCGAACCGCTGGTCGACGAGGTCGTCGCGCAGCTGCGGGCGCTGGGCGCGACGGTGGAGACGGGCCGGTTCGGCGCGGACATGCGGGTCTCGCTCACGAACCACGGCCCGTTCACCATCGTCATCGACGTGTGA
- a CDS encoding folate-binding protein YgfZ: MTSPLLHLPGAVQAEGRDEGVAAHYGELYGEQRALSDGRGFVDLSHRGVVTVSGPERLSWLHLLLTQHLTDLPAGQATEALILSANGHIEHALYIVDDGETTWAHVEPGTQEDLIAYLESMKFFYRVEVADRTADFAVVHLPAGSIAEVGKEHAVRETPHGRDVFLPRAELESFAASHGPAAGLLAYEALRVEAHRPRLGLETDHRTIPHELGWIGTAVHLQKGCYRGQETVARVHNLGKPPRRLVFLHLDGSEVLLPAHGTPVRLAADGEEGRQLGFVTTAVRHHELGPIALALVKRNVPVDAPLLVGKTAAAQEVVVAP, translated from the coding sequence ATGACCAGCCCTTTGCTCCATCTCCCCGGCGCCGTGCAGGCCGAAGGCCGCGACGAGGGCGTCGCCGCCCACTACGGAGAGCTGTACGGCGAACAGCGCGCCCTCTCGGACGGCCGCGGTTTCGTCGACCTCTCGCACCGCGGAGTCGTCACCGTCTCCGGCCCGGAGCGGCTGAGCTGGCTGCACCTGCTGCTCACCCAGCACCTCACGGACCTGCCGGCCGGGCAGGCCACCGAAGCGCTGATCCTCTCCGCCAACGGCCACATCGAGCACGCGCTCTACATCGTCGACGACGGCGAGACGACCTGGGCGCACGTGGAGCCCGGCACCCAGGAAGACCTGATCGCCTACCTGGAGTCCATGAAGTTCTTCTACCGCGTCGAAGTCGCCGACCGCACCGCCGACTTCGCGGTCGTGCACCTGCCGGCCGGCTCCATCGCCGAGGTCGGCAAGGAGCACGCCGTACGGGAGACCCCGCACGGCCGTGACGTCTTCCTGCCCCGCGCCGAGCTGGAGTCCTTCGCCGCCTCGCACGGCCCGGCCGCCGGCCTCCTCGCCTACGAGGCCCTGCGCGTCGAGGCGCACCGGCCGCGGCTCGGCCTGGAGACCGACCACCGCACCATCCCGCACGAGCTGGGCTGGATCGGCACCGCCGTCCACCTCCAGAAGGGCTGCTACCGCGGTCAGGAGACGGTCGCCCGCGTCCACAACCTGGGCAAGCCCCCGCGCCGCCTGGTCTTCCTGCACCTGGACGGCTCCGAGGTGCTGCTCCCCGCGCACGGCACGCCGGTCCGGCTCGCCGCCGACGGGGAGGAGGGCCGCCAGCTGGGCTTCGTGACCACCGCGGTCCGCCACCACGAGCTGGGCCCGATCGCGCTCGCGCTGGTCAAGCGGAACGTTCCGGTGGACGCTCCGCTGCTGGTGGGGAAGACGGCCGCCGCGCAGGAGGTCGTCGTAGCGCCGTAG
- a CDS encoding Fur family transcriptional regulator: MSTESTEGTDWKTDLRQRGYRLTPQRQLVLEAVDTLEHATPDEILVQVRKTASGVNISTVYRTLELLEELGLVSHAHLGHGAPTYHLADRHHHIHLVCRECSDVIEADVDIAAEFTAKLRTAFGFETDMKHFAIFGLCKKCAAKHRAGQA, from the coding sequence GTGAGCACCGAGAGCACCGAGGGCACCGACTGGAAGACCGACCTGCGGCAGCGCGGATACCGGCTGACTCCGCAGCGCCAGCTTGTCCTGGAAGCGGTCGACACCCTGGAGCACGCCACCCCCGACGAGATCCTCGTCCAGGTGCGCAAGACCGCCTCCGGAGTGAACATCTCCACCGTCTACCGGACGCTGGAACTACTGGAGGAGCTCGGGCTCGTCTCGCACGCCCACCTCGGGCACGGCGCCCCCACCTACCACCTCGCCGACCGGCACCACCACATCCACCTGGTCTGCCGCGAGTGCTCCGACGTCATCGAGGCGGACGTGGACATCGCCGCCGAGTTCACCGCGAAGCTCCGTACCGCCTTCGGTTTCGAGACCGACATGAAGCACTTCGCGATCTTCGGACTCTGCAAGAAATGTGCCGCCAAACACCGTGCCGGTCAGGCGTAG
- a CDS encoding FABP family protein, with the protein MIQIPSDLNPGLVPLAFLLGNWEGAGVFDFPGEEKCNFGQEVVFTHDGRDFLEYTSHTWVLDAEGNKVRPLESESGYWRIDKDRKVEIVMVRDQGVVEVWYGELADQKPQIDLVTDAVARTAAAGPYSGGKRLYGYVKSDLMWVGEKATPDVELRPYMSAQLKKVVTPEEVAEMARNLPDMPDDGIAFFR; encoded by the coding sequence ATGATCCAGATCCCGTCCGACCTGAACCCGGGCCTCGTCCCCCTCGCCTTCCTCCTCGGCAACTGGGAGGGCGCGGGCGTCTTCGACTTCCCGGGTGAGGAAAAGTGCAACTTCGGCCAGGAGGTCGTCTTCACCCACGACGGGCGGGACTTCCTGGAGTACACCTCCCACACCTGGGTCCTCGACGCCGAGGGCAACAAGGTGCGGCCGCTGGAGTCCGAGTCGGGTTACTGGCGCATCGACAAGGACCGCAAGGTCGAGATCGTCATGGTCCGCGACCAGGGCGTCGTCGAGGTCTGGTACGGCGAGCTCGCCGACCAGAAGCCCCAGATCGACCTGGTCACCGACGCGGTCGCCCGCACCGCGGCCGCCGGCCCGTACAGCGGCGGGAAGCGGCTCTACGGCTACGTGAAGAGCGATCTGATGTGGGTCGGCGAGAAGGCCACCCCCGACGTCGAGCTGCGCCCGTACATGTCGGCCCAGCTGAAGAAGGTCGTCACGCCCGAGGAGGTCGCCGAGATGGCGCGCAACCTCCCGGACATGCCGGACGACGGCATCGCCTTCTTCCGCTGA
- a CDS encoding DUF3099 domain-containing protein yields the protein MYARRRRVYFLLMGGCLFLFVSAWSFVRLFSVEAAVALCVVAMVIPPVAAVVANRRGPEDRWWDDPSGDPKSDEWWDELDGKRRHED from the coding sequence ATGTACGCCCGGCGTCGACGCGTCTACTTCCTGCTCATGGGCGGATGCCTGTTCCTCTTCGTCTCCGCCTGGTCCTTCGTGCGGCTGTTCTCGGTGGAGGCGGCCGTGGCCCTGTGCGTGGTCGCCATGGTCATCCCGCCGGTCGCCGCGGTGGTCGCCAACCGGCGCGGGCCGGAAGACCGCTGGTGGGACGACCCCTCGGGAGATCCGAAGTCCGACGAGTGGTGGGACGAACTGGACGGAAAGCGGCGGCACGAGGACTGA
- a CDS encoding DUF1416 domain-containing protein, translating into MCGAQIGGPDLATLKPGETAIQGQITQAGEPVSGYVRLLDETGEFTAEVPTSATGQFRFYAAPGSWTLRALVPGARADRAVVVAEAGGVTDVAIAV; encoded by the coding sequence ATGTGTGGAGCACAGATCGGCGGGCCCGACCTCGCGACGCTGAAGCCCGGTGAGACCGCGATCCAGGGCCAGATCACCCAGGCCGGCGAGCCGGTGTCCGGCTACGTCCGCCTGCTGGACGAGACCGGCGAGTTCACCGCCGAGGTCCCGACCTCGGCCACCGGCCAGTTCCGCTTCTACGCGGCTCCCGGCTCCTGGACGCTGCGCGCGCTCGTCCCGGGTGCCAGGGCCGACCGCGCCGTCGTGGTCGCCGAGGCCGGCGGCGTGACGGACGTGGCGATCGCGGTCTGA
- a CDS encoding sulfurtransferase, giving the protein MSRSDVLVDADWVEAHLNDADVVIVEVDEDTSAYDKNHITNAVRIDWKSDLQDPVRRDFVDQEGFEKLLSAKGISNDDTVVLYGGNNNWFASYAYWYFKLYGHQDVKLLDGGRKKWELDSRDLVDGTDVPNRPATQYKAKPQDKSIRAFRDDVVAAIGSLNLVDVRSPDEFSGKLLAPAHLPQEQSQRPGHVPSARNIPWSKNANDDGTFKSDDELTALYEAEQVDLAKDTIAYCRIGERSALTWFVLHELLGQENVKNYDGSWTEYGSLVGVPIELGPNK; this is encoded by the coding sequence ATGAGCCGCAGCGACGTCCTCGTAGACGCCGACTGGGTCGAGGCCCACCTGAACGACGCCGACGTCGTCATCGTCGAGGTGGACGAGGACACGTCCGCCTACGACAAGAACCACATCACCAACGCCGTCCGGATCGACTGGAAGAGCGACCTCCAGGACCCGGTCCGCCGCGACTTCGTGGACCAGGAGGGCTTCGAGAAGCTCCTCTCCGCCAAGGGCATCTCCAACGACGACACCGTCGTCCTCTACGGCGGCAACAACAACTGGTTCGCGTCCTACGCCTACTGGTACTTCAAGCTCTACGGCCACCAGGACGTCAAGCTCCTCGACGGCGGCCGCAAGAAGTGGGAGCTCGACTCCCGCGACCTGGTCGACGGCACGGACGTCCCGAACCGCCCGGCCACCCAGTACAAGGCCAAGCCCCAGGACAAGTCGATCCGCGCCTTCCGCGACGACGTCGTGGCCGCGATCGGCTCCCTGAACCTGGTCGACGTGCGCTCGCCCGACGAGTTCTCCGGCAAGCTGCTCGCCCCGGCGCACCTCCCGCAGGAGCAGTCGCAGCGCCCCGGCCACGTGCCGAGCGCCCGCAACATCCCGTGGTCGAAGAACGCCAACGACGACGGCACCTTCAAGTCGGACGACGAGCTGACCGCCCTCTACGAGGCAGAGCAGGTCGACCTGGCGAAGGACACCATCGCCTACTGCCGCATCGGTGAGCGCTCCGCGCTCACGTGGTTCGTCCTGCACGAGCTCCTGGGCCAGGAGAACGTCAAGAACTACGACGGCTCGTGGACCGAGTACGGCTCGCTGGTCGGCGTGCCGATCGAGCTCGGCCCCAACAAGTAA
- a CDS encoding Ms5788A family Cys-rich leader peptide — MPMKHQQADLTKRRAVDLCRVAAMLCRSM, encoded by the coding sequence ATGCCTATGAAGCATCAGCAGGCGGACCTCACGAAGCGGCGGGCAGTAGACCTGTGTCGCGTCGCCGCCATGCTCTGTCGATCCATGTGA
- a CDS encoding DUF2993 domain-containing protein: MRFLRVVVIVAVVLGALLAGVDRWAVGYAENRLADRIQARQGLAGSTEVDIHGFPFLTQALSHDLERVDLRLKGVDATADGRKTRLTELDARLHDVKLNDDYTGGTAKRAEGSALITYADLTAASQTGATLSYGGAPNKVKVTATVDVLGKSLTHSVVSTISLVDAEGGEGGKGGKMVRVRADAVPGEGVPGVEKLVRKKTDFDRRLDDGLPAGLQLTTLTSDEAGVHLTLGGSDVVLAGS; this comes from the coding sequence GTGCGTTTCCTGCGTGTTGTGGTGATCGTCGCTGTGGTGCTGGGGGCGCTGCTCGCGGGTGTGGACCGGTGGGCGGTCGGTTATGCCGAGAACCGGCTGGCCGACCGGATACAGGCCCGGCAGGGCCTGGCCGGGAGCACCGAGGTGGACATCCACGGCTTCCCCTTCCTGACCCAGGCGCTCAGCCACGACCTGGAGAGGGTCGACCTCAGGCTCAAGGGTGTCGACGCCACCGCGGACGGCCGCAAGACGCGGCTCACGGAGCTCGACGCGCGCCTGCACGACGTGAAGCTGAACGACGACTACACCGGCGGCACCGCCAAGCGTGCCGAGGGCAGCGCGCTCATCACGTACGCGGACCTGACGGCGGCCTCGCAGACCGGCGCGACCCTCAGCTACGGCGGGGCGCCGAACAAGGTGAAGGTCACCGCGACCGTCGACGTGCTCGGCAAGTCCCTGACGCACAGCGTGGTGTCGACCATCAGCCTCGTGGACGCCGAGGGTGGCGAGGGCGGCAAGGGCGGCAAGATGGTCCGGGTCCGTGCCGACGCGGTGCCGGGCGAGGGCGTTCCCGGCGTCGAGAAGTTGGTCCGCAAGAAGACCGACTTCGACCGCCGGCTGGACGACGGCCTGCCGGCCGGGCTCCAGCTGACCACGCTGACCTCGGACGAGGCCGGTGTGCACCTCACGCTGGGCGGCTCGGACGTGGTGCTGGCCGGATCGTGA